A stretch of Acidobacteriota bacterium DNA encodes these proteins:
- a CDS encoding zinc-binding dehydrogenase has translation MKESKIKRRRKVKAVQLQSFEGVKGLKLVNISRPQPGSGEVLIQVKAAGINYAEAEQIHGRYPTFGKELPFVMGFEAAGVVVEVGSGVTQVSVGDSVTALVSSGGYAEYAIAQSQVVIPLPKGINFAEATTIPIQGMTAYTLLKYLVMPVAHHSLLIQAAAGGVGLYLVQIGRLFGIKNIIALASSDEKLELVKTLGAEVVINYSKSGWVEKVRQATNGKGVDVVLQMSSDRIGEESFKLAAPGGRIVLFGSKNYHATLSTEQVRQLIWQNQTLAGFAYPALPPAQVAESLPEFLRLIEEKKLKLFANQSFPLAQAPQAFEALLSRKTMGKVALTP, from the coding sequence ATGAAAGAATCGAAAATCAAAAGGAGAAGAAAAGTGAAAGCAGTTCAATTACAAAGCTTTGAAGGCGTTAAAGGTTTAAAGCTCGTGAACATCAGCAGGCCTCAACCGGGTTCGGGAGAGGTCTTGATTCAGGTGAAAGCTGCCGGGATCAATTACGCTGAAGCCGAGCAAATTCACGGAAGGTATCCCACTTTCGGAAAGGAGCTCCCTTTTGTCATGGGGTTCGAGGCGGCAGGCGTGGTGGTGGAGGTGGGATCAGGCGTCACTCAAGTCAGTGTGGGAGATTCTGTGACGGCACTCGTTTCGAGCGGAGGCTATGCGGAGTATGCCATCGCTCAGTCTCAGGTTGTGATTCCACTTCCAAAAGGGATCAACTTTGCCGAAGCAACCACAATCCCGATTCAAGGAATGACGGCATACACACTGCTGAAATACTTGGTGATGCCGGTCGCCCATCACAGTCTGCTCATTCAAGCCGCAGCCGGTGGCGTGGGGCTTTACTTAGTCCAAATCGGCAGACTCTTTGGGATTAAAAACATCATCGCCTTAGCCAGTTCCGATGAAAAACTCGAACTGGTAAAAACGCTGGGCGCGGAGGTTGTCATTAACTATTCCAAGTCCGGCTGGGTGGAGAAAGTGAGGCAAGCCACTAATGGGAAAGGTGTAGATGTCGTACTGCAAATGTCGTCGGACCGGATTGGGGAAGAGAGCTTCAAGCTGGCCGCTCCGGGCGGAAGAATTGTTCTCTTCGGTTCAAAGAACTACCACGCCACGCTCAGCACCGAGCAGGTTCGACAACTCATCTGGCAAAACCAAACGCTGGCGGGCTTTGCCTATCCCGCGCTTCCGCCAGCGCAAGTGGCCGAAAGTCTCCCGGAATTTTTAAGACTAATCGAGGAAAAGAAACTAAAGCTCTTCGCCAATCAATCTTTCCCTTTGGCTCAGGCGCCACAAGCGTTTGAAGCATTGCTCAGCCGCAAGACAATGGGGAAAGTAGCCCTCACTCCGTAG
- a CDS encoding uracil-DNA glycosylase family protein, which produces MPAKSLKPLLTEIRACQVCAEHLPHGPRPVLRAGKNARLLIVGQAPGRRVHESGVPWQDQSGDTLRAWLQLTPEQFYDERLVAIVPSGFCYPGQGARGDLPPRPECAPLWHPRLLAAMKQIKLTLLIGSYAQAYYLREQAKPTLTETVASFAEYLPRYFPLPHPSPRNRPWLSRNPWFASELLPVLRERLSTVLAE; this is translated from the coding sequence ATGCCAGCGAAGTCATTAAAACCATTGCTCACTGAAATCCGCGCCTGTCAGGTGTGCGCCGAACATCTGCCGCACGGCCCGCGCCCGGTATTGCGCGCGGGCAAAAATGCGCGGCTGCTGATCGTCGGCCAGGCGCCGGGCCGCCGCGTGCACGAGAGCGGCGTGCCCTGGCAGGATCAATCGGGCGACACGTTGCGCGCCTGGCTGCAACTGACACCGGAGCAGTTTTACGACGAACGGTTGGTCGCCATCGTGCCGTCGGGGTTCTGTTATCCCGGCCAAGGCGCGCGCGGCGATTTGCCGCCCCGGCCCGAATGCGCGCCGCTCTGGCATCCGCGCCTGTTGGCGGCCATGAAGCAGATCAAATTGACGCTGCTGATTGGCAGTTACGCGCAAGCGTATTATCTGCGCGAACAAGCCAAACCGACGCTGACGGAAACGGTGGCGAGTTTTGCCGAATACTTGCCGCGTTACTTTCCGTTGCCGCACCCCAGCCCGCGCAATCGCCCGTGGCTGAGCCGCAATCCGTGGTTTGCCAGTGAACTCTTACCTGTCTTGCGTGAACGCCTGAGCACTGTTCTTGCTGAGTAA
- a CDS encoding Uma2 family endonuclease — MTATTQLAFEDDLDYEIVNGQKEVKMAGAKHGEIGAQLTVELGIYLKQTPLGKLYNANTTFMIGANERMPDVSFVSAARIPAEGAPASKWEIAPDLAVEVISPNDIYEKVIGKVREYFAAGVQQVWLVSQEAEDVTVYDAPTQLRIVTAEQDLTSETLLPGFHCRVGDLFKR; from the coding sequence ATGACTGCGACAACGCAACTGGCGTTTGAAGATGACCTTGATTACGAAATCGTAAACGGCCAAAAGGAGGTCAAAATGGCAGGGGCAAAACATGGCGAAATTGGCGCGCAACTTACAGTCGAGTTGGGCATTTATCTCAAACAAACCCCCCTCGGCAAGCTCTACAACGCCAATACAACATTCATGATTGGCGCGAATGAGCGGATGCCCGATGTCAGCTTTGTTTCCGCCGCGCGCATCCCAGCCGAGGGCGCACCGGCCAGCAAATGGGAAATCGCCCCCGACTTGGCGGTTGAAGTTATCTCGCCCAACGACATTTATGAAAAGGTGATTGGCAAGGTGCGCGAGTATTTCGCTGCTGGCGTCCAGCAGGTCTGGCTGGTGTCGCAGGAGGCGGAAGATGTCACCGTTTATGATGCGCCGACCCAATTGCGCATCGTGACGGCGGAACAAGACCTGACGAGTGAAACGCTGCTGCCCGGATTCCACTGTCGCGTGGGCGACCTTTTCAAACGCTAA
- a CDS encoding MerR family transcriptional regulator has translation MADQTPLNDHSTGFLRAGELARLTGVSTDTLRHYERKGLLKPRRLPNGYRAYPAHAVMRVRLVQCALLMGFKLDELARVFKVRDQGGAPCNQVYALAAAKLAKVEERLNELTVVRDELRELLGDWEQRLETAAPHEPVHLLEDLAATKLVKTGQQALFNASWQTRNPHGKERKQ, from the coding sequence GTGGCTGACCAAACACCGCTCAATGATCATTCCACCGGCTTTCTGCGCGCGGGCGAACTCGCGCGCCTGACCGGTGTCAGCACCGACACGTTGCGGCATTACGAGCGCAAGGGCCTGCTCAAACCGCGCCGCTTGCCCAATGGTTACCGCGCCTATCCGGCGCACGCGGTTATGCGCGTGCGGTTGGTGCAATGCGCCTTGCTGATGGGCTTCAAGCTCGACGAACTGGCCCGCGTGTTCAAAGTGCGCGACCAGGGCGGCGCGCCGTGCAATCAGGTCTATGCGCTGGCGGCGGCCAAGTTGGCCAAAGTCGAAGAGCGGCTGAATGAATTGACCGTCGTGCGTGATGAGTTGCGTGAATTATTGGGCGATTGGGAGCAACGTTTGGAAACCGCCGCCCCGCACGAACCCGTCCATTTGCTCGAAGATTTGGCGGCCACCAAACTGGTCAAGACGGGGCAACAGGCGTTGTTCAACGCGTCCTGGCAAACTCGGAACCCGCATGGCAAGGAGAGAAAACAATGA
- a CDS encoding tetratricopeptide repeat protein — protein sequence MSFTCQQCGTTATQALNFCRHCGAPAPTIALATSPLTRQLAEADPLDTWEPAKHVAAPAATEVLPGAAVAAPQPLPASAELPASINPVATAPSAMQRGWLAAIVAGLLMIAGGGGYFFIHRANASAVVPIAVAAPPVAESAVAAAAPLPTPTVDQPVVIPANLPTPRTTAANAKPAASVKAEGQANSAALPTPSVYAATKSAAPEPAPDRAEAPDRNLALIEQGNRLAGAGQLQDAIQAYEKARHANPGNTDVYYLLGSAYQRSGALAKALEAYRQCTSGNYAAVAANHVKNLEKKLSRTTKGQAPAPE from the coding sequence ATGTCATTTACTTGCCAACAATGCGGAACGACGGCCACGCAAGCCTTGAATTTCTGCCGTCATTGCGGCGCGCCTGCGCCTACGATTGCGCTCGCGACCTCGCCCTTGACGCGGCAGCTTGCGGAAGCTGATCCGTTGGATACGTGGGAGCCGGCGAAACACGTGGCCGCACCTGCCGCCACCGAGGTCTTGCCAGGCGCAGCGGTTGCCGCGCCGCAACCACTGCCAGCGAGTGCGGAACTGCCAGCGTCTATCAACCCCGTGGCAACCGCCCCCTCGGCAATGCAGCGCGGTTGGCTCGCCGCCATTGTGGCAGGTTTGCTGATGATCGCAGGTGGCGGCGGATACTTTTTTATCCATCGTGCCAACGCCTCTGCGGTTGTGCCTATTGCTGTAGCAGCCCCGCCCGTGGCTGAATCAGCGGTTGCTGCCGCTGCGCCCCTGCCGACACCGACAGTGGATCAGCCGGTCGTCATCCCCGCTAATCTTCCAACGCCCAGGACCACGGCTGCGAATGCGAAACCTGCGGCAAGCGTCAAAGCCGAGGGCCAGGCCAACTCCGCTGCTCTGCCCACGCCGAGTGTTTATGCGGCGACGAAAAGCGCTGCGCCTGAACCAGCGCCGGATAGAGCCGAAGCGCCCGACCGCAATCTTGCTCTGATCGAGCAGGGCAACCGGCTGGCTGGCGCGGGGCAGTTGCAAGACGCGATTCAGGCGTATGAGAAAGCGCGGCACGCGAATCCCGGCAATACGGATGTGTATTATCTGCTCGGTTCCGCTTATCAGCGCTCCGGCGCATTGGCGAAGGCGCTCGAAGCCTATCGCCAATGCACGTCCGGTAATTACGCCGCCGTCGCCGCCAATCACGTCAAGAACCTGGAGAAAAAACTCAGCCGGACAACTAAAGGGCAAGCCCCCGCGCCAGAGTAA
- a CDS encoding sigma-70 family RNA polymerase sigma factor — MVANPTETTRLLQAWRAGDERARDQLLVIVYEELRKVAASYLRQERADHTLQPTALVHEAYLQLIDQSHANFESRAHFFGAAAHLMRRILVDHARAHKAEKRGSGAERLALDEALNVPAQERDVNLLALDDALHELARLDPQQSRIVELRYFGGLSIEETAAVIGVSPATVKREWTMAKHWLNKQISEK, encoded by the coding sequence ATGGTGGCGAACCCAACGGAAACAACACGGTTGTTGCAGGCTTGGCGCGCGGGTGACGAACGCGCCCGCGACCAGTTGCTGGTCATCGTGTATGAGGAATTGCGCAAGGTGGCGGCCAGCTATTTACGCCAGGAACGCGCCGACCACACCTTGCAACCGACGGCGCTCGTTCACGAAGCCTACTTGCAATTGATTGATCAAAGTCATGCCAACTTTGAGAGCCGGGCGCATTTCTTTGGCGCGGCCGCGCACCTGATGCGCCGCATTCTCGTTGACCACGCGCGCGCCCATAAAGCCGAAAAGCGGGGCAGCGGAGCCGAACGCCTGGCGCTCGACGAGGCGCTCAACGTGCCCGCACAGGAACGCGATGTGAATCTGCTGGCGCTCGATGACGCCTTGCACGAACTCGCGCGGCTCGATCCGCAACAGAGCCGCATCGTCGAGTTGCGTTATTTCGGCGGTCTTTCTATCGAAGAAACCGCCGCTGTCATCGGCGTTTCGCCCGCCACCGTCAAACGCGAATGGACGATGGCGAAGCACTGGCTCAACAAGCAAATCAGTGAAAAGTGA
- a CDS encoding serine/threonine protein kinase: MTPERYQRIKALYQAALERAEDERAQFIAQVCGDDGELLSEVETLLAAEDAAGGFVDSGGIQAALPSFPPLSSSPSSAPSSGAATASEFATNAPPAPAADRRIGPYRLIREIGHGGMGAVFLAERADREFKQRVALKLIKRGLDTDEIIARFRHERQILAALDHPNIARLLDGGTTSDGLPYFVMEYVEGEPLDAYCTTYNLTLHERLNLFRTVCGAVHYAHQNLVVHRDLKPANILVTAEGVPKLLDFGIAKVLNPALMSDTLAPTATSARPMTPAYASPEQVRGQTITTASDVYALGVILYELLTGQRPYEIKGKELHEVVQAVCESVPNKPSTAVFKSGLAKDKTGTIHDDAETARWRKQLAGDLDNIVLMALRKEPQRRYASVEQFSEDLRRHLAGLPVIAREDTFKYRASKFVQRNKAAVTAAVLFAVLLLAFLGTTLVQSVRIARERDRAERERVKAEKVSSFLVDLFKVNDPGAARGNQVTAREILDKGADKIRAELKDQPETQATLLHTVGEVYYSLGLYERSATLLEEALQQRRHLLGNEHPDVARTATALAQSVFDLGQNDRTEALTREALAIRRKIYGNQSREVAESLNDLALLTKLKGDFAAAEPLYRETIALQRKLSGNESLDVATTLHNLGVLLSDKKDFAGAEAAEREALAIRRQRLGPDAPDVAMTMHNLASMLRNKGDTAGAEQTLRDTLALRRKIYPDGHPQTALTLHNLGTLLRDRHEYAQAEACLREALAIRLKTLPAEHPHIGRVRIELGRVLVPQKAYAEALTQFNEGLRIAQKTKDATYVPHALDGLGDLASTQKQFAEAETNYLKSYELYQTFKDAERVQAVKEKLVKLYEAWGKPEKAAPFKQQE; this comes from the coding sequence GTGACTCCTGAACGTTACCAGCGAATCAAGGCCCTTTATCAAGCCGCGCTCGAACGCGCCGAGGACGAACGCGCGCAGTTCATCGCGCAAGTCTGCGGTGACGATGGCGAGTTGCTGTCCGAAGTCGAAACCTTGCTTGCGGCAGAAGATGCAGCAGGCGGGTTTGTGGATTCAGGCGGCATCCAGGCCGCCTTGCCTTCATTTCCCCCCTTGTCATCTTCACCGTCATCTGCGCCGTCATCCGGCGCAGCCACGGCCTCTGAATTCGCCACCAACGCGCCGCCCGCGCCCGCCGCTGACCGGCGCATCGGCCCGTATAGACTTATCCGCGAAATCGGCCACGGCGGCATGGGCGCGGTCTTTCTGGCCGAGCGCGCCGACCGCGAATTCAAACAGCGCGTGGCCTTGAAACTTATCAAGCGCGGCCTGGATACGGACGAAATCATTGCGCGCTTCCGGCATGAACGCCAGATTCTCGCGGCGCTCGATCATCCCAATATCGCCCGTTTGCTCGACGGTGGCACGACCAGCGACGGCCTGCCTTACTTCGTGATGGAATACGTCGAAGGCGAACCGCTCGACGCGTATTGCACAACGTACAACCTGACCTTGCACGAACGGCTGAACTTGTTTCGCACGGTTTGCGGTGCGGTGCATTACGCGCACCAGAATCTCGTCGTACACCGCGACCTCAAGCCCGCCAACATTCTGGTCACGGCGGAAGGCGTGCCGAAGCTGCTTGATTTCGGCATCGCCAAAGTGCTCAATCCGGCGCTGATGTCCGACACGCTTGCCCCGACCGCGACCTCGGCGCGCCCGATGACGCCGGCCTATGCGAGTCCCGAACAGGTGCGCGGCCAAACAATCACGACCGCGAGCGATGTGTATGCGCTGGGCGTGATTCTCTACGAACTCCTGACTGGTCAGCGCCCCTACGAAATCAAAGGCAAAGAGCTTCATGAAGTCGTCCAGGCCGTTTGCGAATCCGTCCCGAACAAGCCCAGCACAGCGGTCTTCAAATCCGGCCTGGCGAAAGACAAGACGGGCACGATTCACGACGACGCCGAAACGGCGCGCTGGCGCAAGCAATTAGCAGGCGATCTTGACAACATCGTGTTGATGGCCTTGCGCAAAGAGCCGCAACGTCGCTATGCCTCGGTCGAACAGTTTAGCGAAGACCTGCGCCGCCATCTCGCCGGGTTGCCGGTCATTGCGCGTGAAGACACCTTCAAATATCGCGCCAGCAAATTTGTGCAACGCAACAAGGCGGCGGTGACAGCGGCAGTATTATTCGCCGTGTTATTGCTAGCCTTCCTGGGTACGACGCTGGTGCAATCCGTGCGCATTGCGCGCGAACGCGACCGCGCCGAACGCGAGCGCGTGAAAGCTGAAAAGGTTTCGAGCTTTCTGGTGGATTTATTCAAGGTCAACGACCCCGGCGCCGCGCGCGGCAACCAGGTCACGGCGCGCGAAATCCTTGACAAAGGCGCCGACAAAATTCGCGCGGAGTTGAAAGACCAGCCCGAAACGCAGGCGACGTTGTTGCACACCGTGGGCGAGGTTTATTACAGCCTGGGATTGTATGAGCGTTCCGCCACTTTGCTGGAAGAGGCTTTGCAACAGCGTCGTCATTTGCTGGGCAACGAACATCCCGACGTGGCGCGCACGGCAACGGCGCTGGCGCAATCGGTTTTCGATTTGGGGCAAAACGACCGCACCGAAGCGCTCACGCGCGAAGCCCTCGCCATTCGCCGCAAAATTTATGGCAACCAAAGCCGCGAAGTTGCCGAGAGCCTCAATGACTTAGCCTTGCTGACCAAACTCAAAGGCGATTTCGCCGCCGCCGAACCGCTCTATCGAGAAACCATCGCCTTACAACGCAAGCTGTCGGGCAACGAGTCGTTGGACGTCGCCACGACCTTGCATAACCTCGGCGTGTTGCTCTCCGATAAAAAAGACTTCGCGGGCGCCGAAGCCGCCGAACGTGAAGCGCTCGCCATCCGCCGCCAACGGCTGGGGCCGGATGCCCCTGACGTCGCGATGACCATGCATAACCTCGCTTCGATGCTGCGCAACAAAGGCGACACCGCTGGCGCTGAGCAAACCTTGCGCGACACGCTGGCCTTGCGGCGCAAAATTTATCCTGACGGCCATCCGCAAACGGCGCTCACGCTGCACAACCTCGGCACGCTGCTGCGCGACCGGCACGAATATGCGCAGGCCGAAGCCTGTTTGCGCGAGGCGCTCGCCATCCGCCTGAAAACACTGCCTGCCGAACATCCGCATATTGGCCGCGTGCGCATTGAATTGGGCCGCGTATTAGTCCCGCAAAAGGCCTACGCTGAAGCGCTCACGCAGTTCAATGAAGGTTTGCGCATCGCGCAAAAGACCAAGGATGCCACCTATGTCCCGCACGCGCTGGATGGCTTGGGCGATTTGGCGTCCACGCAAAAACAGTTCGCCGAAGCGGAAACGAACTACCTGAAAAGTTACGAGCTATATCAAACCTTCAAAGATGCCGAGCGCGTGCAAGCCGTGAAAGAGAAATTGGTCAAGTTATACGAAGCGTGGGGCAAGCCGGAGAAAGCCGCGCCATTCAAGCAACAAGAATAG
- a CDS encoding DUF1772 domain-containing protein codes for MNRRVIIQIVIWSFVLSAGLLTGGSIFEGLVLTPLWAHALPESVRQWPYGTVQSKFFAFATPLYGLFSLVLLLVSRWLPQKQRTWALVAGLCGLIVIVATFTFFFPILQQTEGARGAGLSDEEIVRLVNQFKTWHWGRWALLSGSWLAGLRALSLSAESVSAKT; via the coding sequence ATGAATCGCAGAGTCATTATTCAAATCGTAATCTGGTCCTTTGTCTTGTCAGCGGGATTGCTGACGGGCGGCAGCATCTTTGAAGGCTTGGTACTGACGCCACTTTGGGCGCACGCGCTGCCTGAATCTGTCCGGCAATGGCCGTATGGCACGGTTCAGAGCAAGTTTTTTGCCTTCGCCACGCCGCTATACGGCCTCTTTTCCTTGGTGTTATTGCTCGTGTCCCGCTGGCTGCCGCAAAAACAACGGACGTGGGCGTTGGTGGCCGGGCTGTGCGGACTCATCGTGATTGTTGCGACGTTCACCTTCTTCTTTCCCATCCTGCAACAAACCGAGGGCGCGCGCGGCGCGGGTTTGAGTGACGAAGAGATTGTGCGGCTGGTGAATCAGTTCAAGACTTGGCATTGGGGGCGCTGGGCCTTGTTGAGCGGCAGTTGGCTGGCTGGTTTACGTGCCTTAAGCCTGTCCGCAGAATCTGTTTCCGCAAAAACGTAA
- a CDS encoding HAMP domain-containing protein, translated as MNLRLKLLLSYLLFVLALGALGAWSAWRLRELSGVAQLIISENYDSVVAAQEMKESLERQDSAAVIRLLGQTERADTQLREQRARFDAALEKAANNITEPGETELIAKLRNEREAYYRSVDAWWQADGRVVLNEAAGFRSRYFAELEPAFHRLRGRCDELLQLNQGAMRTKSARAAGVARRSLWLTFVLAVGLIGVGLALAFYLARRIVQPIVALTATAARIAGGDLGARAEILSRDEAGVLAVEFNRMAARIRQLRQTDIGKLVVAQQTTAAALDLLNDPVVVTDEQGRITSLNPAAEAVFGAEEHSLGKTVTETAPDQRLASAVVEALKSPASGETFGTALPLALNGSLGTLRPRAKPMRDGAGQLLGAVLLLENVSQQQGLDRFKTEFIATAAQALQEPLLSVQMDLHAVLADELGALSDQQRDMLYACREDSEKLERIMRELVELTELEAGAHTPVLKRLAASEWLCTLAEAWQLQIEAADLTFLRELPANLPAIQADPEMLRRVLGILLGNAIENTPRGGTLTLSAATSAEQLVIAVADTGRGIPPEYLPRIFSRFVKTPDSAASGAGLELAIARRLAEAQGGHLGVQSQVGVGTVFSLTLPLGS; from the coding sequence ATGAATTTGCGCCTCAAACTTTTGCTCAGTTATTTGCTTTTTGTGCTGGCCTTGGGGGCGCTAGGAGCGTGGAGCGCGTGGCGCTTGCGCGAATTGAGTGGCGTGGCACAACTAATCATCTCAGAGAATTACGATTCGGTGGTCGCCGCGCAAGAGATGAAAGAGAGTCTGGAACGGCAGGACTCCGCCGCCGTGATCCGGTTGCTGGGGCAAACCGAACGCGCGGACACACAATTACGTGAGCAGCGTGCCCGGTTCGATGCCGCGCTCGAAAAAGCTGCCAACAACATTACCGAACCGGGCGAAACGGAACTGATTGCCAAGCTGCGGAATGAACGTGAGGCCTATTATCGAAGCGTGGATGCGTGGTGGCAGGCGGACGGACGCGTAGTGTTGAACGAAGCAGCGGGTTTCCGCAGCCGCTACTTTGCAGAACTCGAACCGGCGTTTCACCGACTGCGCGGACGTTGCGACGAATTGTTGCAGCTCAATCAAGGCGCGATGCGGACAAAATCCGCACGTGCCGCTGGCGTGGCGCGGCGTTCGCTGTGGCTGACGTTCGTACTCGCCGTCGGCTTGATTGGTGTGGGGCTAGCGTTGGCGTTTTACCTGGCGCGCCGCATTGTGCAACCGATTGTGGCGTTGACCGCCACGGCGGCACGCATTGCCGGGGGCGATCTGGGGGCACGCGCCGAGATCCTTTCGCGTGATGAAGCCGGCGTGCTGGCGGTGGAGTTCAACCGCATGGCCGCGCGCATTCGACAATTGCGGCAAACCGACATCGGCAAGCTGGTCGTGGCGCAACAGACCACAGCCGCCGCGCTTGATTTGCTCAACGATCCTGTCGTGGTGACGGATGAACAGGGGCGCATCACCAGTTTGAATCCGGCGGCAGAAGCCGTGTTTGGCGCAGAAGAGCACAGCTTGGGCAAAACCGTTACGGAAACTGCGCCCGATCAGCGGCTGGCCTCAGCCGTGGTCGAAGCGCTCAAATCCCCCGCCAGCGGCGAAACGTTCGGCACGGCGCTGCCCCTCGCGCTCAATGGCTCGTTGGGTACTTTGCGCCCGCGCGCCAAACCGATGCGCGACGGCGCGGGCCAGTTGCTGGGCGCGGTGTTGTTGCTGGAAAACGTCTCGCAGCAGCAAGGGCTTGACCGCTTCAAAACGGAATTCATCGCCACCGCCGCGCAGGCGTTGCAAGAACCGTTGCTCAGCGTGCAGATGGATTTACACGCGGTGCTAGCCGACGAACTAGGCGCGTTGAGCGACCAGCAACGCGACATGCTGTATGCCTGTCGTGAAGACAGCGAGAAGCTGGAACGCATCATGCGCGAGCTGGTGGAACTGACCGAACTGGAAGCTGGTGCGCACACGCCTGTGCTCAAACGGCTGGCTGCCTCGGAATGGTTGTGCACGCTAGCCGAGGCCTGGCAATTACAGATCGAAGCGGCTGATCTGACCTTTCTGCGCGAACTCCCGGCCAATCTGCCCGCCATCCAGGCCGATCCTGAAATGCTGCGGCGCGTGCTCGGCATTTTGCTGGGCAACGCCATCGAAAACACCCCGCGCGGCGGCACACTCACTTTGTCCGCTGCCACCAGCGCCGAGCAATTGGTGATTGCCGTCGCCGACACCGGGCGCGGCATCCCGCCGGAATACCTGCCACGCATCTTCAGCCGCTTTGTCAAAACGCCGGATTCGGCAGCCAGCGGCGCGGGCCTGGAATTGGCGATTGCCCGGCGTCTTGCCGAAGCGCAAGGCGGACATTTGGGCGTGCAATCGCAAGTGGGCGTGGGGACGGTTTTCAGCTTGACCTTACCCCTTGGAAGTTGA
- a CDS encoding universal stress protein yields the protein MQNGESRPSPESLLAKLKAEEQPRLRVYLGAAPGVGKTYQMLEDAQQLIRQGVDVVVAVIETHRRADTAALIGDLEQVPLRGIAYRGVTLKELDLAAVIARKPAIAIVDELAHTNVPGSKNHKRYEDVLELLSHGISVITAVNIQHIESLNDVVAQVTGVRVRETIPDHVIRRADEVVNVDVSVDTLRTRLRQGKIYGVEKIEQSLNNFFRKGNLTALRELALRQLAEDQDVKARKYRAQEGLEQATLPERVMVCMASRGSAKKLLRTGSRIAGRLADDWYAVYVETPREEPGRIDPQDFVALQENIRFAEGLGARVVKLKGSNVADALIEFARRECITHVIFGQSARSRWNILLHGSIINRFLNEVREATVQVVPMDRPAASTTRAQNGGGSDE from the coding sequence ATGCAAAATGGCGAGAGCAGACCATCACCGGAATCCTTGCTGGCGAAGCTGAAGGCGGAAGAGCAGCCACGGCTACGGGTCTATCTCGGGGCAGCGCCCGGCGTCGGCAAGACCTACCAAATGCTGGAGGACGCGCAGCAACTCATACGGCAGGGCGTGGATGTCGTCGTCGCCGTAATCGAGACGCACAGACGCGCCGACACGGCAGCACTGATCGGAGATTTGGAACAGGTGCCGCTGCGCGGCATTGCCTATCGTGGCGTGACATTGAAAGAGCTTGACCTGGCCGCCGTCATCGCGCGCAAGCCCGCCATCGCCATTGTGGACGAACTCGCCCATACCAACGTCCCCGGCTCGAAAAATCACAAACGCTACGAGGATGTTTTAGAACTGCTCAGCCACGGCATCTCAGTCATCACCGCCGTCAACATTCAACACATCGAATCGCTCAATGATGTAGTCGCCCAGGTGACGGGCGTGCGCGTGCGCGAAACGATTCCCGATCACGTCATCCGTCGCGCCGACGAAGTCGTCAACGTGGACGTTTCGGTAGACACGCTGCGCACACGCTTGCGGCAAGGCAAAATTTACGGCGTCGAAAAGATCGAACAATCGCTCAACAACTTCTTCCGCAAAGGCAATCTGACCGCCTTGCGCGAACTGGCTCTGCGGCAACTGGCCGAAGACCAGGATGTGAAGGCGCGCAAATACCGCGCGCAGGAGGGCCTGGAACAAGCCACGCTGCCCGAACGGGTGATGGTCTGTATGGCCTCGCGAGGCAGCGCCAAAAAGCTGCTGCGGACCGGTTCGCGCATCGCCGGGCGTTTGGCGGATGACTGGTATGCCGTCTATGTCGAGACGCCGCGCGAAGAGCCGGGGCGCATTGATCCGCAGGATTTCGTGGCCTTGCAAGAGAACATCCGATTTGCCGAGGGCTTGGGCGCGCGCGTGGTGAAACTCAAAGGCAGTAACGTGGCTGATGCGCTGATCGAATTTGCACGGCGTGAATGCATTACCCATGTCATCTTCGGCCAATCGGCGCGCTCGCGCTGGAACATTCTGCTGCATGGTTCGATCATCAATCGCTTTCTCAACGAAGTGCGCGAGGCGACGGTGCAAGTCGTGCCGATGGACAGGCCGGCTGCGTCAACCACGCGCGCGCAGAACGGTGGAGGAAGTGACGAATGA